A portion of the Deltaproteobacteria bacterium genome contains these proteins:
- a CDS encoding DUF6285 domain-containing protein — translation MNDRPSASELLAAVERFLEETAVPGLDGPARFHARVAANVVRIVARELATEDLHLAREWDGLAALLGDDAEPPAARAGLREAIAARNEELVRRIRAGSADTGPWRTALLEHLARVVADKLDVAQPPRLAQEGTS, via the coding sequence GTGAACGACCGCCCGAGCGCCAGCGAGCTCCTCGCCGCCGTCGAGCGCTTCCTCGAGGAGACGGCGGTGCCCGGCCTCGACGGCCCGGCGCGCTTCCACGCCCGGGTGGCGGCGAACGTCGTGCGTATCGTCGCCCGCGAGCTCGCGACCGAGGACCTCCACCTGGCGCGCGAGTGGGACGGCCTCGCGGCGCTGCTCGGCGACGACGCCGAGCCGCCCGCCGCCCGCGCCGGGCTGCGCGAGGCGATCGCGGCCCGCAACGAAGAGCTGGTGCGGCGGATCCGCGCCGGCTCGGCTGACACCGGTCCGTGGCGCACGGCGCTGCTCGAGCACCTGGCGCGCGTGGTGGCGGACAAGCTCGACGTGGCGCAGCCGCCGCGGCTGGCCCAGGAGGGGACCTCTTGA